Sequence from the Verrucomicrobiota bacterium genome:
GCCCCGGCGCGCGCAATGGCCATGACGGCCACCGCCAGAGCCACATTCATCGCCGGCCCGGCCATGGAAACCAGGATGTCATCCACCGTACGTCGGCGCAGGTTGGCCAGGTTCACCGGCACCGGTCGGCCCCAGCCAATAATGAAACTGCCCAGCCCCGAGCCCGAGGCGGACAACCCAATCGCCAGCAATGGCAGCAGCACCGTCCCGAATATCTCAATGTGGGAAAGCGGGTTTAACGTGACCCGCCCTTGCAGATATGCGGTGTCATCGCCGCAACGCCACGCCGTATAGGCATGGCCGAACTCGTGAAACGTCACGATCACCACCATGCCAATCCACATCAATATCCCGTCATAAATCGCCTTTTCATCCATAAGCAGGTGGAAGGTAGCCCGGATAGTCCACTCTGCTCAATAA
This genomic interval carries:
- a CDS encoding site-2 protease family protein; this encodes MDEKAIYDGILMWIGMVVIVTFHEFGHAYTAWRCGDDTAYLQGRVTLNPLSHIEIFGTVLLPLLAIGLSASGSGLGSFIIGWGRPVPVNLANLRRRTVDDILVSMAGPAMNVALAVAVMAIARAGAFAGSEPTVDYCISLAALSMFLCFFNLLPIPPLDGSRVLRYLIGMTEEAYMRFSQWGFVIIIVLINLFPVVFLALAHATKFSIAVMSHLYGSRWI